One part of the Palaemon carinicauda isolate YSFRI2023 unplaced genomic scaffold, ASM3689809v2 scaffold2791, whole genome shotgun sequence genome encodes these proteins:
- the LOC137636360 gene encoding histone H4, producing MTGRGKGGKGLGKGGAKRHRKVLRDNIQGITKPAIRRLARRGGVKRISGLIYEETRGVLKVFLENVIRDAVTYTEHAKRKTVTAMDVVYALKRQGRTLYGFGG from the coding sequence ATGACAGGACGTGGCAAGGGAGGAAAGGGACTCGGAAAGGGAGGCGCTAAGCGTCATCGTAAAGTACTTCGTGATAATATCCAGGGTATCACCAAGCCTGCCATTCGTCGTCTGGCCCGCAGAGGTGGTGTCAAACGTATCTCTGGACTCATCTACGAAGAAACCCGCGGTGTCCTGAAGGTATTCCTCGAGAATGTCATCAGGGATGCTGTCACCTACACCGAGCATGCCAAGAGGAAGACTGTCACTGCCATGGATGTCGTCTACGCCCTCAAACGCCAAGGCCGTACCCTGTACGGTTTCGGCGGTTAG